One window of the Pyrinomonadaceae bacterium genome contains the following:
- a CDS encoding arylsulfatase, whose translation MDRFRAFVTQLLAVALLAAPLAVVPVSAQQPQPAKVLYPTDRTILPIPHPMIPKLTTQDVREAQTPARFQVKAPDGAPNVLIVLIDDMGFGMSDAFGGPVRMPTATRLAATGLKYNQFHTTALCSPTRAALMSGRNHHVVNFGAIAETATAFPGNTGSRPDDVAYLAEMVRLNGYSTAQFGKNHETAAWEVSPSGPTDRWPTRAGFDKFYGFMGGETNQWAPFIYDGMTPVEISKETDYHFSTDMTNKAIEWMQGIKSLTPDKPFYMYYAPGATHAPHHVPKEWIEKYKGKFDGGWDKLREETLARQIKLGVVPAGTKLAPKPPAIKDWDTLSADEKKLFARQMEVFAAFGEHIDSEVGRLVDAIGATGQLDNTLIFYILGDNGTSAEGGMNGLYNEMTYFNGVPETVPDMLKNIDTWGDPTTYPHMAAGWAVAGNTPFQWTKQVASNYGGTRNGMIVHWPKGIKAKNEVRTQWHHVIDVAPTILEAARLPEPKSVNGTVQIPMDGVSMMYSFDNAKSPDRHKTQYFEIFGNRAIYKDGWYAATIHRAPWEGTPRRPMKDDIWELYDMRNDFSLANDLAKQNPAKLKEMQAAFLVEAEKNRVLPIDDRGIERLIPNVAGRPDLMNGRQSLTVYEGMHGMSENVFINAKNMSHNITAEVESPGGAAVNGAILAQAGRFGGWSLYVKDGKPSYTYNYLGLHEYTVSSTQALPAGKVTIRFEFAYDGGGRGKGGVGKIFVNGQEVASGRIDNTQANMFSADEGTDVGLDEGTAVTKAYEIPFKFTGKIHKVTVELKPAAADAAEAEKARRQTAIRMAGAN comes from the coding sequence ATGGATAGATTTAGAGCTTTCGTAACTCAACTGCTTGCAGTCGCGCTTCTGGCAGCTCCGTTGGCAGTCGTTCCTGTCTCGGCGCAGCAGCCTCAACCAGCGAAGGTCCTTTACCCGACTGACCGCACCATACTTCCGATTCCGCACCCCATGATCCCAAAGCTGACGACGCAGGACGTACGCGAAGCTCAGACGCCGGCAAGGTTTCAGGTTAAGGCGCCTGACGGTGCGCCGAATGTGCTCATCGTACTGATCGACGACATGGGATTCGGAATGTCAGACGCTTTTGGGGGACCGGTCCGCATGCCGACCGCGACGCGGCTGGCGGCAACCGGCCTTAAATATAACCAGTTTCATACCACGGCACTTTGCTCTCCGACTCGTGCGGCGCTGATGTCGGGACGAAACCATCATGTGGTCAACTTCGGTGCGATCGCCGAAACCGCGACCGCGTTTCCGGGAAACACCGGCAGCCGGCCGGATGACGTGGCTTACCTGGCAGAGATGGTCAGGCTTAATGGCTACAGCACGGCGCAATTTGGAAAAAACCACGAAACCGCGGCTTGGGAAGTCAGCCCCTCCGGCCCGACGGACCGCTGGCCCACCCGAGCCGGCTTTGACAAGTTTTACGGCTTCATGGGTGGTGAGACGAATCAATGGGCGCCATTCATTTACGATGGAATGACACCGGTAGAGATCTCGAAGGAAACTGATTACCACTTCTCAACCGACATGACCAATAAAGCGATCGAGTGGATGCAGGGCATAAAATCGCTGACACCCGACAAGCCGTTTTATATGTACTACGCTCCGGGTGCCACCCACGCACCGCACCATGTACCGAAGGAATGGATCGAAAAGTACAAGGGTAAGTTTGACGGCGGTTGGGACAAACTGCGCGAGGAAACGCTCGCACGCCAGATCAAGCTCGGCGTGGTGCCGGCAGGAACAAAGCTTGCTCCAAAACCCCCGGCTATCAAGGATTGGGACACGCTTTCAGCTGACGAAAAGAAATTGTTCGCACGCCAGATGGAGGTCTTTGCGGCCTTTGGTGAGCATATAGACAGCGAGGTCGGTCGTCTGGTTGACGCGATCGGCGCTACAGGTCAGCTCGATAACACGCTTATCTTTTACATCCTCGGTGACAACGGGACGAGTGCCGAGGGCGGCATGAACGGCCTCTATAACGAAATGACTTATTTTAATGGAGTACCTGAGACCGTGCCCGACATGCTCAAGAATATCGATACTTGGGGCGATCCCACCACCTACCCGCACATGGCCGCTGGTTGGGCCGTAGCAGGTAACACCCCGTTCCAATGGACTAAACAGGTTGCGTCGAACTACGGTGGCACGCGAAACGGCATGATCGTTCACTGGCCCAAGGGCATCAAGGCAAAGAATGAGGTCCGCACGCAGTGGCACCACGTTATCGATGTCGCCCCGACGATCCTCGAAGCAGCAAGACTGCCCGAACCGAAGAGCGTCAATGGCACCGTGCAGATCCCGATGGACGGCGTAAGCATGATGTACAGCTTTGATAATGCTAAGTCGCCCGACCGGCACAAGACGCAGTACTTTGAGATATTTGGGAACCGGGCCATTTATAAGGACGGTTGGTATGCAGCAACCATCCATCGGGCTCCGTGGGAAGGTACTCCTCGCCGTCCCATGAAAGACGATATCTGGGAACTTTATGACATGCGAAATGATTTCAGCTTGGCGAATGATCTTGCCAAGCAAAACCCGGCGAAATTGAAGGAGATGCAGGCGGCCTTCCTGGTAGAAGCCGAGAAGAACCGCGTGCTCCCCATAGACGATCGGGGAATTGAACGACTGATCCCCAATGTCGCAGGACGGCCGGATCTAATGAACGGCCGCCAAAGTCTGACCGTGTACGAAGGCATGCACGGAATGTCGGAGAACGTCTTTATCAACGCTAAGAATATGTCGCACAACATCACGGCTGAGGTTGAGAGCCCCGGCGGCGCTGCCGTCAACGGAGCGATACTGGCCCAGGCCGGGCGCTTTGGCGGGTGGAGTCTGTACGTAAAGGACGGCAAGCCGTCATATACCTATAACTACCTCGGGCTGCATGAGTACACGGTTTCTTCGACCCAGGCCTTGCCTGCCGGAAAGGTAACGATCCGTTTCGAGTTTGCGTATGACGGCGGCGGGCGTGGTAAAGGTGGTGTAGGCAAGATCTTTGTCAATGGGCAAGAGGTTGCCTCGGGACGCATCGACAATACCCAGGCGAATATGTTTTCGGCGGACGAAGGGACCGACGTCGGCCTGGATGAAGGTACCGCGGTTACGAAGGCCTACGAGATACCCTTCAAGTTCACCGGCAAGATCCACAAGGTAACCGTCGAGTTGAAACCGGCGGCGGCCGATGCTGCGGAAGCGGAGAAAGCTCGTCGTCAAACTGCCATCCGAATGGCCGGGGCCAATTAG
- a CDS encoding DUF2950 domain-containing protein, translated as MKTRSSNKHYFAGRSLHLVALIVLTLSAAVVASAQAQQQLFSSPEEATRALVAASQARDRASLARIFGPRIKELLSGDPVSDANDLSDLSAFISEGTKLEKESDQKVTLIVGNDKWPFPIPIIKAGNQWRFDIENGVEEVHNRRIGGNEIDASLVCRAYVLAQDDYFGNGDWDGDQVSEYAVKLLSSAGKKDGLYWEVVGDEEPSPLGPLVALAANEGYTRKKGSGTQTAAPFHGYHFKILTRQGPSAPGGAYNYIINGNMIGGFALVAYPAMWGNSGVMTFVVNQEGRVYEKDLGARTAEIAGSMTEYNPDSTWKLVRD; from the coding sequence ATGAAAACCCGCAGCAGTAACAAACATTATTTCGCCGGGCGCAGCTTGCACCTGGTTGCATTGATTGTCTTAACCCTCAGCGCGGCGGTCGTCGCATCGGCGCAGGCTCAACAGCAACTCTTCTCGAGTCCCGAAGAAGCTACTCGAGCGCTGGTGGCTGCTTCCCAGGCCAGGGACCGGGCCTCGCTGGCGCGGATCTTTGGCCCACGAATCAAGGAGCTCCTCTCCGGTGACCCGGTCTCAGACGCTAATGATCTTTCAGACTTGTCCGCCTTTATCTCTGAAGGCACGAAGCTCGAAAAGGAAAGTGATCAGAAAGTCACGCTGATAGTCGGCAATGACAAGTGGCCGTTTCCCATACCCATCATCAAGGCCGGCAATCAGTGGCGTTTCGACATTGAGAACGGCGTGGAGGAAGTTCACAACCGCCGCATCGGTGGCAATGAAATCGATGCCTCGCTTGTCTGCCGCGCGTATGTCTTGGCCCAGGACGATTATTTCGGCAATGGCGATTGGGATGGGGACCAGGTGTCGGAGTACGCAGTGAAGCTACTCAGCTCGGCCGGCAAAAAGGATGGCCTGTACTGGGAAGTTGTTGGTGATGAAGAACCGAGTCCTCTGGGTCCGCTCGTAGCGCTGGCGGCGAACGAAGGCTACACCCGCAAAAAAGGATCGGGAACGCAAACTGCCGCTCCGTTTCACGGTTACCACTTCAAGATTCTTACGCGCCAGGGACCGAGCGCGCCCGGTGGCGCCTACAACTACATCATCAACGGCAACATGATTGGCGGGTTTGCCCTCGTTGCTTATCCGGCCATGTGGGGTAATTCGGGCGTGATGACTTTTGTCGTGAATCAGGAGGGCCGCGTCTATGAAAAGGATCTCGGCGCGCGAACCGCGGAGATTGCCGGCTCGATGACTGAATACAATCCGGATTCAACCTGGAAGTTAGTTCGTGACTAG
- a CDS encoding DUF3300 domain-containing protein, producing the protein MKKTIMFCLLSCLIANLTVATQAATRRSTAGNIPAAILPEGLSAEQMDNLLAPIALYPDPLLAQMFPASTFVDQVEQAARWLRGNNNNTAGVDNQAWDVSVRSIAHYPQAVYMMSDKLDWTTALGQAYVNQSADVLKSVQRLRSLAKKAGFLATTPQQTVIVEQEVIKIVPANPQLIYVPTYNPQVVYVQQQPSGPSTGTVIATAAISFGVGLAIGAWLNNDCNWHTHTVFYHGWHGVGWISTSSRYVHVNSVYVNRSYSTIHVNRNVVHHNVNYNNINHYNNVHRNVNYNNVNVNNVNRNNVNVNNVNVNNVNRNNVNTNNVNRNSVSSKNINANDARVNSMRGHTNTGTTNRTATQQPRSSAFGGFRSGGQTRAASQRGQASRASAQQTRSFSGGGRRRN; encoded by the coding sequence ATGAAAAAGACAATCATGTTTTGCTTGCTCTCGTGCCTGATCGCCAATTTGACGGTGGCCACGCAAGCTGCCACTCGACGGAGCACCGCGGGAAACATACCGGCTGCCATCCTTCCTGAAGGGCTCTCCGCCGAGCAGATGGACAACCTGCTGGCGCCGATTGCGCTTTACCCGGATCCATTGTTGGCGCAGATGTTTCCCGCTTCGACCTTCGTCGATCAAGTCGAACAGGCCGCGCGCTGGTTGCGCGGCAACAATAACAACACCGCGGGTGTCGATAACCAGGCATGGGATGTCTCGGTCAGGTCGATCGCGCACTACCCGCAAGCGGTCTACATGATGAGCGACAAGCTCGATTGGACGACGGCTTTGGGCCAGGCTTACGTCAATCAGTCGGCGGACGTGTTGAAGTCTGTCCAGCGACTTCGGTCACTAGCGAAGAAGGCGGGTTTTCTGGCCACTACGCCACAGCAAACTGTGATTGTGGAGCAGGAAGTAATCAAGATTGTGCCGGCTAATCCCCAGCTAATCTATGTACCGACTTACAACCCGCAGGTCGTCTACGTTCAGCAGCAGCCGTCAGGTCCCTCCACCGGGACGGTGATTGCTACTGCGGCAATTTCGTTTGGCGTTGGACTGGCGATCGGTGCCTGGCTTAACAACGACTGCAACTGGCATACACACACAGTCTTCTACCACGGTTGGCACGGAGTTGGCTGGATCAGTACCAGCTCACGTTACGTTCACGTCAACAGCGTGTACGTCAATCGCAGTTACTCGACCATCCACGTCAACCGAAATGTGGTCCATCACAATGTCAATTACAACAACATCAACCACTACAACAACGTGCACCGCAACGTTAACTACAACAACGTGAACGTGAACAACGTCAATCGGAACAACGTGAATGTGAACAATGTGAACGTGAACAACGTGAACCGCAACAACGTCAACACGAACAACGTGAACCGCAATAGCGTCTCGAGCAAGAACATCAATGCCAACGACGCGCGCGTCAACTCAATGCGCGGGCATACGAATACAGGAACTACAAATCGAACCGCGACGCAGCAGCCGCGATCCTCGGCCTTTGGTGGGTTCCGCAGCGGCGGGCAGACCAGAGCCGCGAGTCAACGTGGACAAGCCAGCCGCGCCAGCGCGCAACAGACTCGTTCGTTCAGTGGTGGTGGGAGGCGGCGAAATTAA
- a CDS encoding transporter, with the protein MKCRAALGCLLLLVIISLPAMAQERGQYIPGTAGLNSGMQTPEGITYANLFTWYPSTKFKDQNGNTSPLVFDLDLLVDVNLLAYTTKAKFLGANYGMAVAVPIVNTPVSLPRLGAGASPTGIADLYVEPINLGWKLKKADVKLAYGFVAPTGKFDETGNDTTTTDYWGHQITFATTAYLDKSKLTQFSFSTNWEFHQKKRHEDLKVGNNMTLEAGVGKIFVQNQGKQLVQFGVVGYAEFQLTNDSGTAVPALTAGNKDRVFAIGPELGVILPTKKLNFLVRVLPEFGARNRTQGVTVVVGVGKSF; encoded by the coding sequence ATGAAATGTCGAGCCGCCTTGGGTTGTCTTTTATTGCTGGTCATCATTTCGCTGCCGGCCATGGCCCAGGAGCGTGGCCAATATATTCCTGGAACCGCTGGACTCAACTCGGGCATGCAGACGCCCGAAGGAATCACCTACGCGAATCTATTCACATGGTATCCATCAACGAAATTTAAAGATCAGAATGGGAACACGTCACCACTCGTTTTTGATCTCGACCTGCTGGTTGATGTGAATCTGCTCGCCTACACGACCAAAGCGAAATTTCTTGGTGCTAACTATGGCATGGCTGTCGCCGTGCCGATTGTAAATACGCCGGTGTCCCTTCCTCGTCTCGGTGCGGGGGCCAGTCCTACGGGCATAGCCGACCTTTACGTTGAGCCGATCAATCTCGGGTGGAAACTGAAGAAGGCCGACGTCAAATTGGCCTATGGATTCGTGGCGCCCACGGGGAAATTTGACGAGACCGGGAATGACACGACCACCACGGACTACTGGGGCCATCAGATAACGTTTGCTACCACCGCTTATCTGGATAAATCCAAGCTCACGCAATTTTCTTTCAGCACCAACTGGGAGTTTCACCAGAAGAAGCGTCACGAAGATCTGAAAGTTGGCAACAACATGACGCTTGAAGCCGGCGTCGGCAAAATCTTTGTTCAGAACCAGGGGAAACAACTCGTGCAGTTTGGCGTCGTTGGATATGCCGAATTCCAACTGACGAATGATTCAGGAACGGCTGTTCCCGCGCTCACGGCCGGCAACAAGGATCGCGTGTTCGCGATCGGCCCGGAGCTGGGAGTAATCCTGCCGACCAAAAAGCTCAACTTCCTGGTGCGAGTTCTTCCCGAGTTTGGCGCCCGCAATCGCACGCAGGGTGTCACCGTAGTGGTTGGAGTTGGCAAGAGTTTTTAG